The Prevotella melaninogenica genome has a segment encoding these proteins:
- a CDS encoding IS1634 family transposase: MHANVQTRFNPATGDMAPYYRIKESYRDVQGHVHSLILLNIGFEPSLTAVQVRKIAYALTERFKTRSTPSLFKKHLDGLTPIEQAKADEWWSRMEKEGGIDRFNKEEQKSLRKYENYIDLETANYTDARNVGAEWLCKQTIDKLQLEGFLRKNGWTENAIHTALSALIVRTVYAVSECSSYYYLRDNSAAAELYSGAPGWTPGINSLYKITDKLYELKEQLERHLCSVTDDLFNIDNKLMLFDLTNFYFEGSKRNSDKAKFGRSKEKRSDCKLLVLALCINKEGFIRYSSILEGNTADPKSLPNMIDTLAKRNPSRTKDTLVVMDAGVATEENLELIKRKGYNYLCVSRTKMKNYTLSDDNKSVTVMDARRQKITLKEVKTEDDEDYYLEITSPSKAMTESSMNRVWRERFEMELQRINEGISKKGGTKTYEKVVERTGRAIQKYPSIAKFYRISYIKNEKKPKQMLRVDWEIKDLSEMESGHGVYFLRSNVRTLSERVTWEYYNLIREIECTNRQLKNDLNLRPIYHQKDERSDAHLFFGLLAYWVVNTIRCQLKREGESCYWTEIVRRMSIQKLVTTKGKNPLGETIEMRQCSSPSKQAKQIYDKLDLKHSPFKKNKICRTQSP, translated from the coding sequence ATGCACGCAAATGTACAGACACGATTCAACCCTGCCACAGGCGACATGGCTCCTTATTATCGCATCAAGGAGTCATATCGTGATGTGCAGGGTCATGTACACTCGCTAATTCTGTTGAACATCGGTTTTGAACCTTCACTTACTGCTGTACAGGTTCGAAAAATTGCATACGCTCTTACCGAACGCTTCAAAACCAGAAGTACACCCTCGCTTTTTAAAAAACATCTTGACGGACTTACTCCTATTGAACAGGCAAAGGCTGACGAATGGTGGAGCCGTATGGAGAAAGAAGGTGGAATCGATCGGTTTAATAAGGAAGAGCAGAAGTCGCTGAGAAAATATGAGAACTATATTGACCTTGAGACGGCAAACTATACTGACGCAAGGAATGTTGGCGCAGAGTGGCTCTGCAAGCAGACAATAGACAAGCTGCAGTTAGAGGGTTTTCTGCGCAAAAATGGGTGGACGGAGAATGCGATACACACGGCTTTGTCAGCATTGATTGTCCGTACGGTATATGCTGTCTCTGAATGTTCATCTTATTATTATTTGCGCGATAACTCGGCTGCCGCTGAACTTTATAGTGGAGCTCCTGGCTGGACACCAGGGATCAATTCTCTGTATAAAATCACTGACAAGTTATATGAACTAAAGGAACAGTTAGAGCGTCATTTGTGCAGCGTTACTGACGATCTCTTTAATATAGACAACAAGTTGATGCTCTTCGACTTAACCAACTTCTATTTCGAGGGTAGTAAGCGTAATAGCGATAAAGCCAAGTTCGGTCGATCAAAAGAAAAACGCTCTGACTGTAAACTACTTGTACTTGCATTATGTATCAATAAAGAAGGTTTTATACGTTATTCTTCTATCTTGGAGGGTAATACAGCAGATCCCAAGTCTCTACCCAATATGATTGATACGCTGGCAAAGAGGAATCCATCAAGAACAAAGGATACGCTCGTTGTCATGGATGCAGGTGTTGCCACGGAAGAGAACTTGGAGTTAATAAAGAGAAAGGGTTACAATTATCTCTGCGTATCCCGTACGAAAATGAAAAACTATACGCTCAGTGATGATAACAAGAGTGTTACGGTAATGGATGCCCGTCGGCAGAAGATAACGCTGAAAGAGGTTAAGACAGAGGATGATGAGGATTATTATCTCGAAATAACATCTCCTTCGAAAGCTATGACAGAGTCGTCCATGAACAGGGTTTGGAGAGAGCGTTTTGAGATGGAACTGCAGAGGATAAACGAAGGAATCTCCAAGAAAGGTGGAACAAAAACCTATGAAAAGGTTGTTGAACGTACAGGACGTGCCATACAGAAGTACCCTTCTATAGCGAAGTTCTACCGGATTAGCTACATAAAAAACGAGAAGAAACCCAAGCAGATGCTGCGTGTAGACTGGGAGATAAAAGACCTCTCGGAAATGGAATCTGGTCACGGAGTCTATTTCCTCCGCAGCAATGTCAGGACACTTTCTGAGCGTGTGACATGGGAATACTACAATCTTATTCGTGAGATAGAATGTACGAACAGACAACTAAAGAATGATCTCAACCTCCGTCCTATCTATCATCAGAAAGATGAGCGAAGCGATGCACACCTTTTCTTCGGTTTATTAGCCTACTGGGTGGTAAACACCATCCGTTGTCAATTAAAACGAGAAGGAGAATCCTGTTACTGGACCGAGATAGTACGACGTATGAGCATCCAAAAGCTCGTCACCACAAAAGGGAAGAATCCATTAGGTGAAACCATCGAGATGCGCCAATGTAGTAGTCCTTCGAAGCAAGCAAAACAAATATACGATAAGTTGGACTTAAAACACTCACCATTCAAAAAGAATAAAATTTGTAGGACACAGAGCCCATAA